One window of the Dioscorea cayenensis subsp. rotundata cultivar TDr96_F1 chromosome 24, TDr96_F1_v2_PseudoChromosome.rev07_lg8_w22 25.fasta, whole genome shotgun sequence genome contains the following:
- the LOC120252785 gene encoding phosphoserine phosphatase, chloroplastic: MLTLRSFPKYPIRLSFTTTRLYKPPAIMAGSLHSSKEVSSTHLDNTLPTKDVLEIWRKAEAVCFDVDSTVCVDEGIDELADFCGAGQAVAEWTSKAMNGSVPFEEALAARLSLFNPSLSQINDFLEKRPPRISPGIAELILKLQANDTEVYLISGGFRQMINPVSVKLGIPLENIFANQLLFGSNGEFLGFDTSEPTSRSGGKATAVEDIRKKHGYKSMVMIGDGATDLEAKRPGGADLFICYGGVQLREAVAAKADWLVFQFPGLVKLFGMIPICCSLYVATFVFLCAIHVIIHISNKCS, encoded by the exons ATGTTGACCTTGCGTAGTTTTCCAAAGTATCCAATCAGGCTTTCTTTCACTACGACAAGATTGTATAAACCTCCTGCAATAATGGCAGGCTCCTTGCATTCTTCAAAGGAGGTATCTTCCACCCATTTGGATAATACTCTACCTACCAAAG ACGTGCTTGAGATTTGGCGCAAAGCAGAAGCAGTATGCTTTGATGTGGACAGTACAGTGTGTGTTGATGAAGGTATTGATGAACTTGCTGATTTCTGTGGTGCTGGGCAAGCTGTTGCTGAGTGGACTAGCAA gGCGATGAATGGCTCTGTTCCATTTGAGGAGGCATTAGCTGCAAGACTATCTTTGTTTAACCCATCACTTTCTCAAATCAATGATTTTCTTGAAAAGCGACCACCCAG AATTTCACCTGGCATTGCTGAGTTGATCTTGAAGCTGCAAGCTAATGACACTGAGGTGTACCTGATATCAGGAGGTTTCCGGCAGATGATTAAT CCTGTTTCAGTAAAGCTTGGAATTCCTCTTGAAAACATTTTTGCAAATCAATTGCTTTTTGGGAGCAATGGCGAGTTCCTTGGTTTTGACACCTCTGAACCTACTTCAAGAAGTGGTGGAAAAGCTACAGCTGTGGAAGATATAAGAAAG AAGCACGGCTATAAGTCTATGGTCATGATAGGAGACGGTGCAACTGACCTTGAG GCTAAGAGACCCGGTGGAGCGGACTTATTCATCTGCTACGGCGGAGTTCAATTGCGGGAAGCTGTCGCAGCGAAAGCCGATTGGCTGGTCTTTCAATTTCCAGGACTTGTTAAACTCTTTGGAATGATTCCAATTTGTTGTTCTTTATATGTTGCAACATTTGTATTCTTATGTGCTATTCATGTTATCATTCACATATCCAATAAATGTTCCTAA
- the LOC120252840 gene encoding probable inactive purple acid phosphatase 1 yields the protein MVFYLLILLGITSSLFSFGASSGEQPLSRIAIHRTTFAVHSSAYVKASPTVLGLKGENKEWVTLNFGHPNPSSDDWIGVFSPANFSASVCAPENERVHPPILCTSPIKFQYANYKDNGYNKTGKGSLKLQLINQREDFSFALFSGGLLNPKLVAVSNTVTFAYPKAPVYPRLAQGKSWNEMTVTWTSGYSIDEAIPFVEWVPQGGAPMHSPAGTLTFSRSSMCGAPARTVGWRDPGYIHTSFLKDLWPNMKYAYRLGHKLNNGSYVWSHLYSFRASPFPGQESLQRVIIFGDMGKAEADGSNEYNDFQPASLNTTNQLIKDLENIDIVLHIGDICYANGYISQWDQFTAQIEPIASTVPYMVGSGNHERDWPGTGSFYGNMDSGGECGVIAETMFFVPADNRAKFWYKTDYGMFRFCIADTEHDWRPGTEQYKFIEHCLASVDRRKQPWLIFLAHRVLGYSSDYSYAVEGSFEEPMGRESLQKLWQKYKVDIAFYGHAHNYERTCPVYQNTCVRNASNLYTGPFAATTHVVVGGAGASLSGFTTLRTHWSYFQDFDHGFAKLTAFNHSTLLFEYKKSSDGKVYDHFIIARDYRDILACAFDSCERTTLAT from the exons ATGGTGTTCTACTTGTTGATTCTCTTGGGAATCACCTCGAGCTTGTTCAGTTTCGGGGCATCCAGTGGAGAGCAGCCACTTTCCAGGATTGCTATTCATCGGACTACGTTCGCCGTTCATAGCTCTGCTTATGTGAAAGCTTCTCCAACTGTTCTTGGCTTGAAG GGTGAAAATAAGGAGTGGGTGACATTGAACTTTGGTCACCCAAATCCATCAAGTGATGACTGGATTGGAGTCTTCTCTCCAGCAAATTTTAG CGCTTCTGTTTGTGCACCAGAAAATGAAAGAGTTCATCCACCGATATTATGCACATCTCCTATTAAA tttCAATATGCAAATTACAAAGACAACGGCTATAATAAAACAGGAAAGGGATCTTTGAAGCTCCAACTGATCAATCAAAGGGAAGACTTCTCTTTTGCATTATTTTCCGGTGGTTTGTTGAAT CCAAAGCTGGTAGCTGTCTCGAATACAGTAACTTTCGCTTACCCGAAAGCACCTGTCTATCCACGGTTAGCTCAAGGAAAATCCTGGAATGAA ATGACGGTAACCTGGACGAGCGGATATAGTATTGATGAAGCTATTCCATTTGTTGAATGGGTTCCACAAGGAGGAGCCCCAATGCATTCACCGGCAGGAACTTTGACTTTCAGTCGGAGCAGCATGTGCG GTGCACCTGCGAGGACTGTGGGATGGCGTGATCCTGGTTACATACATACAAGTTTTCTGAAGGACCTATGGCCAAATATGAA GTATGCCTACAGGCTTGGTCACAAATTAAACAATGGTTCTTATGTCTGGAGTCATTTATACAGCTTTAGAGCTTCGCCCTTTCCTGGGCAAGAATCTTTGCAGCGTGTTATCATTTTTGGTGACATGGGAAAG GCAGAAGCTGATGGTTCCAATGAGTATAATGACTTTCAGCCTGCCTCACTTAATACCACAAATCAGCTAATCAAGGACTTGGAGAACATCGACATAGTTCTTCATATTGGAGATATATGTTATGCAAATGGGTACATATCACAATGGGATCAATTCACCGCACAAATTGAACCCATTGCTTCAACTGTGCCTTACATGGTTGGAag TGGCAATCATGAGCGAGACTGGCCTGGGACAGGATCGTTTTACGGTAATATGGATTCAGGAGGTGAATGCGGAGTTATAGCAGAAACTATGTTTTTTGTCCCTGCTGATAACAGAGCTAAGTTCTG GTACAAGACAGATTATGGAATGTTTAGATTCTGTATAGCAGACACAGAGCATGATTGGAGACCAGGGACCGAGCAATATAAATTCATTGAACATTGTCTAGCATCTGTTGACAGAAGAAAGCAACCATGGCTCATCTTTCTTGCTCATCGAGTTCTTGGTTACTCCTCTGATTACTCTTATGCTGTCGAAGGATCCTTTGAAGAGCCAATGGGAAGAGAGAGTCTTCAAAAACTTTGGCAGAAGTATAAAGTGGACATTGCATTCTATGGTCATGCACACAACTATGAAAGAACCTGTCCAGTGTACCag AATACGTGCGTCCGCAATGCATCCAATCTCTATACTGGACCATTTGCAGCGACAACAcatgttgttgttggtggtgcAGGAGCTAGTCTTTCTGGTTTTACTACGCTAAGAACTCATTGGAGTTATTTTCAGGACTTTGATCACGGTTTTGCTAAACTAACAGCATTTAATCATTCAACATTGTTGTTTGAGTACAAGAAAAGCAGTGATGGAAAGGTCTATGATCATTTCATCATAGCTCGTGATTACCGTGACATTTTAGCATGTGCTTTTGATAGTTGTGAAAGAACTACATTAGCTACTTGA
- the LOC120252841 gene encoding probable inactive purple acid phosphatase 1, producing the protein MVFYLLIILGITSSLFGFGASTGEQPLSRIAIHRTKFAVHSSAYVKASPSVLGSKGENKEWVTLNFGHPNPSIDDWIGVFSPANFSASVCAPENEKVYPPTLCTSPIKFQYANYKDNGYNKTGTGSLKLQLINQREDFSFGLFSGGFSNPKLVAISNTVTFAYPKAPVYPRLAQRKSWNEMTVTWTSGYSIDEAIPFVEWVSKKGTPTHSPAGTLTISRNSMCGAPARTVGWRDPGYIHTSFLKDLWPNMKYAYRLGHKLNNGSYVWSRSYSFRASPFPGQESLQRVIVFGDMGKAEADGSNEFNDFQPASLNTTNQLIKDLENIDLVLHIGDLCYANGYISQWDQFTAQIEPIASTVPYMVGSGNHERDWPGTGSFYGNMDSGGECGVLAETMFYVPADNRAKFWYKTDYGMFRFCIADTEHDWRPGTEQYKFIEHCLASVDRRKQPWLIFLAHRVLGYSSGSFYGIKGSFEEPMGRESLQELWQKYKVDIAFYGHVHNYERTCPVYQNTCMRNASNLYTGPFAATTHVVVGGGGASLAEFTKLRTHWSYFQDFDYGFGKLTTFNHSTLLFEYKKSSDGKVYDHFIITRDYRDILACAFDSCERTTLAT; encoded by the exons ATGGTGTTCTACTTATTGATTATCTTGGGCATCACCTCGAGCTTGTTCGGCTTCGGGGCATCCACCGGAGAGCAGCCACTTTCGAGGATTGCTATTCATCGAACTAAGTTCGCCGTTCATAGCTCTGCTTATGTGAAAGCTTCTCCATCTGTTCTTGGCTCGAAG GGCGAAAATAAGGAGTGGGTAACATTGAACTTTGGTCATCCAAATCCATCAATTGATGATTGGATTGGAGTCTTCTCTCCGGCAAATTTTAG TGCTTCTGTTTGTGCACCAGAAAATGAAAAAGTATACCCGCCGACATTATGTACTTCTCCTATTAAG TTTCAATATGCGAATTACAAAGACAATGGCTATAACAAAACCGGAACGGGATCGTTGAAGCTCCAACTGATCAATCAAAGAGAAGACTTTTCTTTTGGATTATTTTCCGGTGGTTTCTCAAAT CCAAAGCTGGTGGCTATCTCAAATACAGTAACTTTCGCTTACCCAAAAGCACCAGTTTATCCCCGGTTAGCGCAAAGAAAATCCTGGAATGAA ATGACGGTAACCTGGACGAGTGGATATAGTATTGATGAAGCTATTCCATTTGTTGAATGGGTTTCAAAAAAAGGAACACCAACGCATTCACCGGCGGGAACTTTGACTATCAGTCGGAACAGCATGTGCG GTGCACCTGCGAGGACTGTAGGGTGGCGTGATCCTGGTTACATACATACAAGTTTTCTGAAGGACCTATGGCCAAATATGAA GTATGCCTACAGGCTTGGTCACAAATTAAACAATGGTTCGTATGTCTGGAGTCGTTCGTATAGCTTTAGAGCTTCACCATTTCCCGGGCAAGAATCTTTGCAGCGTGTTATCGTTTTCGGTGACATGGGAAAG GCAGAAGCTGATGGTTCCAATGAGTTTAATGACTTTCAGCCTGCCTCTCTTAATACCACAAACCAGCTAATCAAGGACTTGGAAAACATCGATCTAGTTCTTCATATCGGAGATTTATGTTATGCAAATGGATACATATCACAGTGGGATCAATTCACTGCACAAATCGAACCCATTGCTTCAACTGTGCCTTATATGGTTGGAAG TGGCAACCATGAGCGAGACTGGCCTGGGACAGGATCATTTTACGGGAATATGGATTCTGGAGGAGAATGCGGAGTTCTAGCAGAAACTATGTTTTATGTCCCAGCTGATAACAGAGCTAAGTTCTG GTATAAGACGGATTATGGAATGTTTAGATTCTGTATAGCAGACACAGAGCATGATTGGAGGCCGGGGACCGAGCAATACAAATTCATTGAACATTGTCTAGCTTCTGTTGACAGAAGAAAGCAACCATGGCTCATCTTTCTCGCTCATCGAGTTCTTGGTTACTCTTCTGGTTCTTTTTACGGTATCAAAGGATCCTTTGAAGAGCCTATGGGAAGAGAGAGTCTTCAAGAACTTTGGCAGAAGTATAAAGTGGACATTGCATTCTATGGTCATGTACACAACTATGAAAGAACTTGTCCAGTGTaccag AATACGTGCATGCGCAATGCGTCCAATCTCTATACTGGACCATTTGCAGCGACGACACATGTTGTCGTCGGTGGTGGAGGAGCTAGTCTTGCTGAATTTACTAAGCTAAGGACTCACTGGAGTTATTTTCAGGACTTCGATTACGGTTTTGGTAAACTAACAACATTCAATCATTCGACTTTGTTGTTTGAGTACAAGAAAAGCAGTGATGGAAAGGTCTATGATCATTTCATCATAACTCGTGATTACCGCGACATTTTAGCATGTGCTTTTGATAGTTGTGAAAGAACTACGTTGGCTACTTGA
- the LOC120252839 gene encoding DNA topoisomerase 2-like has product MPVEKKLPLQSSSAHNAAVAGDGAAAGKTTIEETYQKVTQLEHILLRPDTYIGSIEKHTQDLWVFEKPKITVDAAEDLTAPAGDDKETMVHRKVTFVPGLYKIFDEILVNAADNKQRDPSMDCLRVEIDPQANRISIYNNGDGVPIEIHADVGVYVPEMIFGHLLTSSNYNDNVKKTTGGRNGYGAKLTNIFSTEFVIETADGKRQKKYKQVFSDNMSKKSVPNITKCKDGENWTKVTFKPDLAKFNMTMLEDDVVALMRRRVVDLAGALGKTVKVELNGKRVPVKSFADYVNLYLQSASKFRAEPLPRIMERVNERWEVCVSLSDGHFQQVSFVNAIATTKGGSHVDYVTNQITGYVINSAKKKNKNVALKAQYVKNHLWVFVNALVDNPAFDSQTKENLTTRQGSFGSKCELSEEFLKKVAKSGVLDNVLSWADMKQSKELKKTDGTKKQRITGIPKLEDANEAGSSNSHKCTLVLTEGDSAKALAMAGISVVGRNHYGVFPLRGKLLNVREASHKQIMENQEIQSLKRALGLQHGKQYESVNGLRYGHLMIMTDQDHDGSHIKGLLINFIHSFWPSLLKIPSFMLEFITPIVKATHRNGRVLAFYTMPEYEAWKKSIEGNANGWTIKYYKGLGTSTSKEGKEYFSDLGKHQKDFLWVDEQDGDAIELAFSKKKIEARKNWLRQFEPGTYLDQSVKLIKYSDFVNKELVLFSMADLQRSIPSMVDGLKPGQRKILYCSFKRPLIKELKVAQFSGYVSEKSAYHHGEQSLASTIIGMAQDFVGSNNINLLQPNGQFGTRHQGGKDHASARYIFTCLSPVTRFLFPKDDDALLNYLSEDGQIIEPTWYMPIIPMVLVNGSEGIGTGWSSYIPNYNPRDIVANVKRLLNGEEMQPMDPWYRGFKGRIEKSASKVAGVTYTITGIVEEIDNNTLRILELPIRRWTQDYKEFLESLMTGNEKSKEPFIQDYREHNDDTTVHFEVILSEENMNIARQEGLEKKFKLTTTISTSNMHLFDPSGVIKKYDTPEQILEEFFSLRLEFYEKRKKKLLDSLEFELMKLDNKVRFILGVIRNEIIVSNRKKADLLIELREKGFTPIRKENKGIEAAVAGAMADSEENEESSEDSPEIVRGSVRASDYDYLLSMAIGTLTLEKVQELIASKNKLEADVEDLKSATVMSLWSKDLEAFEGMLDEQDKLDAEAEQVKNEMRKKGLNSKAAAASKNGPKRPRKTNTAKPPPVVPVTAQTDANNATEAIKPKPRGGAKKATSKKTVDNGSDDDDEILALRDRLHAQSLSSSAHENAMDVEEVLAKKEPSKRAAAAKALSSIAITDISDNDDEPREDYMSNFPEDDNEDGDEEFEVVEIPKGKKTGRRKADTTTTTTTDRKRGAATKNNKQKQQVLSQKLITEVLKPVEQQANSSPEKKVRKIRASPFNKKSGSVLGKSSLGSNDDSSSSLVSNSSPSDEPIMIAARPRRGNRTVKKATYVESDSEMEQEDDDGPITDDSDFEEDDF; this is encoded by the exons ATGCCCGTCGAGAAGAAGCTACCCCTCCAGTCTAGCTCCGCCCACAACGCCGCCGTCGCCGGAGATGGAGCCGCCGCTGGCAAGACGACGATCGAGGAGACGTACCAGAAGGTGACGCAGCTGGAGCACATCCTCCTCCGTCCTGACACCTATATTGGCTCCATTGAGAAGCACACCCAGGATCTCTGGGTGTTTGAGAAACCAAAGATCACTGTCGATGCAGCGGAGGATCTAACAGCTCCGGCTGGTGATGATAAAGAAACCATGGTTCACCGAAAGGTGACCTTCGTTCCCGGCCTCTACAAGATCTTTGATGAGATCCTTGTCAATGCTGCTGATAATAAGCAGCGAGACCCCTCCATGGACTGTTTGCGCGTTGAGATTGATCCCCAGGCTAACCGCATTAGCATCTACAACAATGGCGATGGTGTTCCCATCGAGATCCATGCTGATGTTGGGGTTTATGTGCCTGAGATGATTTTTGGGCACTTGCTAACGAGTAGCAACTACAATGACAATGTAAAGAAAACCACTGGAGGGAGGAATGGGTACGGGGCGAAGCTGACGAACATCTTCTCCACGGAGTTTGTGATTGAGACTGCTGATGGGAAGCGGCAGAAGAAGTACAAGCAG GTTTTCTCTGATAACATGAGCAAAAAGTCAGTACCAAACATTACCAAGTGCAAGGATGGAGAGAATTGGACTAAAGTCACGTTCAAGCCGGACCTGGCCAAATTCAATATGACAATGCTTGAAGATGATGTTGTGGCATTGATGAGGAGAAGAGTTGTTGATCTAGCAGGAGCTCTTGGCAAAACTGTCAAGGTAGAATTGAATGGGAAAAGAGTGCCTGTGAAGTCTTTCGCTGATTATGTCAACTTATACCTCCAAAGTGCTTCCAAATTCAGGGCTGAGCCCCTACCAAG GATAATGGAGAGAGTGAATGAAAGGTGGGAGGTATGTGTTAGTCTTAGTGATGGGCATTTCCAACAGGTGAGTTTTGTAAATGCTATTGCAACTACAAAAGGTGGTAGTCATGTGGATTATGTCACCAATCAGATCACTGGCTATGTGATCAATTcagcaaagaagaagaataagaatgtgGCTCTTAAGGCCCAATATGTCAAAAACCATCTGTGGGTCTTTGTCAATGCACTCGTCGACAATCCTGCTTTTGACTCTCAGACTAAAGAGAACTTAACTACTCGCCAAGGAAGCTTTGGATCTAAATGTGAGCTTTCAGAGGAGTTCCTTAAAAAGG TGGCTAAATCTGGAGTTTTAGACAATGTCCTCTCTTGGGCTGATATGAAGCAGAGCAAAGAACTGAAGAAGACCGATGGAACAAAGAAGCAGAGGATCACAGGCATTCCCAAACTCGAGGATGCTAATGAAGCAGGTTCAAGTAACTCTCACAAATGCACTCTGGTCTTGACTGAGGGAGATTCAGCCAAAGCACTTGCG ATGGCAGGTATTTCCGTAGTAGGCAGGAACCACTATGGTGTGTTCCCTCTGAGGGGTAAGCTGCTGAATGTGAGAGAAGCAAGTCACAAACAGATAATGGAAAATCAAGAAATCCAGAGCCTGAAACGGGCTCTTGGACTGCAGCATGGGAAGCAGTATGAAAGTGTTAATGGTTTAAGATATGGGCATCTCATGATAATGACTGATCAG GATCATGATGGATCCCATATCAAGGGTCTCCTGATCAATTTCATCCATTCATTCTGGCCATCCTTGCTGAAAATCCCCTCGTTCATGCTTGAGTTTATCACACCGATTGTAAAG GCAACTCACCGCAATGGTAGGGTATTGGCCTTTTACACCATGCCTGAATATGAAGCATGGAAGAAGAGCATAGAAGGAAATGCAAATGGCTGGACCATTAAGTATTATAAG GGGTTGGGTACGAGCACATCAAAAGAAGGAAAGGAATACTTCAGTGATCTTGGGAAGCACCAGAAGGATTTCTTGTGGGTGGATGAGCAAGATGGAGATGCCATTGAATTGGCATTCAGTAAGAAGAAGATTGAGGCTAGAAAAAACTGGCTCCGCCAGTTTGAG CCAGGAACTTACCTTGATCAAAGTGTGAAGCTCATCAAGTACAGTGATTTTGTTAACAAGGAGCTGGTATTGTTCTCCATGGCTGATCTTCAAAGGTCAATACCGTCCATGGTTGATGGCCTCAAGCCAGGCCAAAGGAAGATCTTGTACTGCTCTTTCAAGAGACCACTAATCAAAGAACTTAAG GTGGCTCAATTCTCGGGCTATGTTTCTGAGAAATCTGCCTACCATCACGGCGAGCAGAGTCTTGCCAGCACTATAATAGGAATGGCCCAGGATTTTGTGGGCAGTAACAATATTAACCTTTTGCAACCCAACGGACAGTTTGGCACCAGACATCAA GGTGGCAAAGATCATGCAAGTGCAAGATATATCTTCACTTGTTTGTCCCCAGTGACCCGGTTTCTGTTTCCAAAGGATGATGATGCTCTTCTGAACTATTTGTCTGAAGACGGGCAGATCATTGAGCCAACCTG GTACATGCCCATCATACCTATGGTTCTTGTAAATGGAAGTGAGGGGATTGGAACTGGCTGGAGTTCTTACATTCCTAATTATAATCCGAGAGACATAGTTGCAAATGTAAAACGGTTGTTAAATGGCGAGGAAATGCAGCCTATGGACCCATGGTATAGAGGATTTAAG GGCCGGATTGAGAAATCGGCATCAAAGGTGGCTGGTGTCACCTACACCATCACTGGTATTGTGGAAGAAATCGACAACAACACGCTCAGAATCTTGGAACTGCCAATACGTAGATGGACACAAGATTATAAGGAATTTCTTGAGTCATTGATGACTGGGAATGAGAAAAGCAAGGAACCATTTATCCAG GATTACAGAGAGCACAACGATGACACAACAGTACATTTTGAGGTTATTTTGTCCGAGGAGAACATGAACATTGCCAGACAGGAAGGGCTGGAGAAGAAGTTCAAGCTTACTACAACCATCAGTACCAGCAATATGCACCTTTTTGATCCAAGTGGGGTTATTAAAAAGTATGATACACCTGAGCAAA TTCTTGAGGAATTTTTCAGTTTGAGGCTTGAATTTTATGAGAAAAGAAAG AAAAAATTATTGGACAGCCTTGAATTCGAACTGATGAAGTTAGATAACAAAGTCAGGTTCATCCTTGGTGTTATTAGAAACGAGATAATTGTGAGCAATAGGAAAAAAGCAGACTTGTTGATTGAGCTCAGGGAAAAAGGATTCACTCCTATAAGGaaggaaaacaaaggaattGAGGCTGCAGTTGCTGGAGCTATGGCTGATtcagaagaaaatgaagagtcTTCGGAAGATAGTCCAGAGATTGTTAGAGGAAGTGTGAGAGCAAGTGACTATGACTACCTTCTATCCATGGCAATTGGAACCCTCACTCTAGAGAAGGTTCAGGAGTTGATTGCTAGTAAAAACAAACTGGAGGCTGATGTTGAAGATTTGAAAAGTGCCACTGTGATGTCTTTGTGGTCGAAGGACCTTGAAGCTTTTGAAGGAATGCTCGAT GAACAAGATAAACTTGATGCTGAAGCTGAGCAAGTGAAGAACGAGATGAGAAAGAAGGGCTTGAATAGCAAAGCTGCGGCAGCTTCCAAGAACGGGCCCAAACGACCAAGAAAGACCAACACTGCCAAACCTCCCCCTGTTGTTCCAGTGACTGCTCAGACTGATGCTA ACAACGCTACTGAAGCCATCAAACCTAAGCCTAGAGGGGGTGCAAAGAAGGCTACTTCCAAGAAA ACGGTTGATAATGGAAGCGATgacgacgatgagatactcgcACTTCGAGACCGACTGCACGCACAAAGCCTCAGTTCATCTGCTCATGAAAATG CTATGGATGTTGAGGAGGTGCTAGCAAAGAAGGAACCGAGCAAAAGAGCAGCTGCTGCAAAGGCATTATCGTCTATCGCCATCACTGACATCTCGGACAATGACGATGAACCTCGAGAAGATTACATGTCAAATTTCCCGGAGGATGATAATGAAGACGGGGATGAGGAATTTGAGGTGGTGGAGATCCCTAAAGGAAAGAAAACTGGAAGAAGAAAGGCagacaccaccaccaccacaacgACAGATAGAAAAAGAGGTGCAGCAACTAAAAACAACAAGCAGAAACAGCAAGTTTTGAGCCAAAAACTTATCACCGAAGTGCTGAAGCCTGTGGAACAGCAAGCTAATAGCTCACCGGAGAAGAAAGTGAGGAAGATCAGGGCATCCCCGTTCAACAAGAAGAGTGGTTCAGTGTTGGGGAAATCCTCACTTGGCAGCAATGATGATTCCAGCAGCTCATTAGTATCTAATTCTAGTCCTTCAGATGAACCAATAATGATTGCTGCACGTCCAAGAAGAGGGAACAGGACTGTAAAGAAAGCCACATATGTGGAAAGTGATTCAGAAATGGAACAAGAGGATGATGATGGCCCCATCACTGATGACTCAGACTTTGAGGAAGATGATTTTTAA
- the LOC120252837 gene encoding magnesium transporter MRS2-5: MKDQNSTLLLSGIHRRVSFQEGAELDGVSIPLLHGFGTSGVKKRGLGSRSWVQIDKNGKSQTLVLDKATLLKRCGLPARDLRLLDPLFVYPSTILGREKAIVVSLEKVRCIIMADDVFLLKSIDSCVLQYESELCQRLQTVKDQNDDLPFEFKALELALELASSSLDSQVTGLELEIYPVLEELASSISTVNLEHVRRLKSDLLALTHRVQKVRDEIEQLMDDDGDMAEMYLTEKKARMETYFATEQYVNNLSTEDAVSRSLPCSPTGSSIGESGKAWSSAIMSLSKHDSSASRSSSNRRWNVEELEMLLEAYFVVMDYTLSKLLSLKEYIDDTEDFINIKLNNVQNQLIQFELLLTAATFFVTIFAVVTGVFGMNFVDSVFDNPSNFNSVVIYSSICCAVAYLFFLLYFKHKRLLPL; encoded by the exons ATGAAAGATCAGAACTCTACTTTGCTTTTATCTGGCATTCATAGACGAGTCTCATTCCAAGAAGGCGCTGAGTTAGATGGGGTCAGCATTCCTTTACTCCATGGATTTGGAACATCAGGTGTGAAAAAAAGAGGTCTTGGTAGTCGCTCGTGGGTACAAATAgataaaaatggaaaatcaCAGACTCTAGTGCTTGATAAGGCCACTCTCTTGAAGCGTTGTGGGCTTCCTGCCAGAGACCTGAGGCTCTTAGATCCGCTATTTGTGTACCCTTCCACAATATTAGGCCGTGAGAAAGCCATTGTTGTCAGCCTTGAGAAGGTTCGGTGCATAATCATGGCAGATGATGTTTTCCTCTTGAAATCAATTGATAGTTGTGTGCTGCAATATGAATCGGAACTTTGCCAACGGCTTCAGACAGTGAAAGATCAAAATG ATGACTTGCCTTTTGAATTCAAAGCTTTGGAGCTTGCTTTGGAGTTAGCTTCTTCATCACTTGATTCTCAG GTCACTGGATTGGAACTTGAAATATACCCCGTGCTAGAGGAATTAGCATCGTCCATAAGCACTGTTAATCTTGAACATGTTCGTAGGCTGAAAAGTGATCTTCTTGCACTGACTCATAGAGTTCAAAAG GTGCGAGATGAAATAGAACAACTCATGGATGATGATGGAGACATGGCTGAGATGTACCTAACTGAAAAGAAAGCGAGGATGGAAACATATTTTGCCACGGAACAGTATgtaaacaatctctcaaccgaagatgctgTCTCCAGATCTCTGCCTTGTTCACCAACTGGTTCGAGCATCGGAGAATCAGGAAAAGCTTGGAGCAGTGCAATTATGAGCTTAAGCAAGCATGATAGCTCCGCTTCCCGTTCTTCTTCCAACAGAAGGTGGAATGTAGAAGAGCTGGAGATGTTACTCGAAGCATATTTTGTCGTCATGGATTACACATTAAGCAAATTATTATCT CTAAAAGAGTACATAGATGACACCGAGGATTTTATAAACATCAAACTG AACAATGTTCAGAACCAGCTGATTCAATTTGAGTTACTCCTCACAGCTGCGACATTTTTCGTCACAATCTTCGCTGTTGTGACCGGTGTTTTTGGGATGAACTTTGTGGATTCTGTCTTCGATAATCCATCCAACTTCAATTCGGTTGTGATATATTCAAGTATCTGCTGTGCAGTTGcatacttgtttttcttgttgtacTTCAAGCACAAGAGATTACTGCCCTTGTGA